Sequence from the Equus quagga isolate Etosha38 chromosome 15, UCLA_HA_Equagga_1.0, whole genome shotgun sequence genome:
aAGTATGTGTTACATGTTGTCATTGCTCTGTTTGGTAAAGGTCTGCAGATTCCACCAACAAGAGGTTTGCATGAAGTGATGCCTTTAACTTCAAATCGCTCGTGGAAGCATCCATATAATTTCCTCTCTTGTCAACATAAAGTTCAGGTTATTGGGGATTTGGGTGGTGTCATGGGAGAGTATCTGATAGAGAGTGTATGGGATTATGTCCTTGAGGTGGTGGTAGTTTTTCTGCTCAGCCCTGTGTGGAGGGAGTGAGAGAAATGGTAGTCGATCCTAGCAGTCCactttttaaagatggggaatATAGGCTGTATATAAACTGTTGACTTCAACTGCCAGGCCTTTTCCTACCCAGAAGACAGCGACCCTTAAGCCCTTGTTAAGGGAAAGGGGCTTATAGGAAAAATCCCCTAGCATATAGTCCTCGAAATTCCCTAATCACGAGAGTGGAGGGCAGTCCTCAGTCTGAAGTGAATCCCGTACCCATCTGCCTTGTTTCCCTGGGAGGGCAGTTACTAATTTGTAAAGCACTCTGGGATTACATGGAAGGTGCAAAGTGGTGTTTATTTTTCAGACATCTAGCAGAGAATATCCTGATCCCATGAGCTCCCGTTCCTACTTCTCCATCTTTAACTTGGGCCATTTCTTGGGCATAGTCTCCTCGTGGACCTCCAGCCGCTTCCTGCCTGGCGACAGGTCCTTCTGAGTGCCTTCGCGGGTGGCAGCCTGGCTGCACAGAGCTTTCCAGAGCTTTTGTTTGATGGCCTTGCCCAACTCCAAGCTGTACCTCTTGGGGGTCCCTGAAGGATTCCACAGCATCGGCTCGACCACAGTGTGGTACAGAGCCCGGTAACTCTCTGTGGGCAGGCCGTGGATAGTTAGCGTGTCCTCTGACAACTGCGGTCTCTTTCTGGTTTCAGGAAGCAACGCTCGGCCCTTCCAGGCTGTTGTCCCAATGTCCCGGGGTAGCACTTGGGTGGCAGCCACATGTTCAGCATATCTGCTCTCAAGATCTTGGcagactgtttcttttttctcctttgaacttTCTTTACTCTAGccaggaagaaagcagagaagtcaAAGCTAAAACTTGAGAAGGGAGCTCAGAATAATTATCTGGGATTTGTGTCCCAGAGTCTTGGTTACAGCCACAACCAACATTTGTCTAGCGTGTTCTAGTTTACTGAATTCCTTCATGTATACCACGGCATGCGCTCTCCATAACCCTGTAAGGTCAGCAGGAGACAGCTTTAAAGGCAAGGAAATTGGAATtggtttgcccaaggccacacagctggaagGTTAATAACCGCAGTTGTCATCTATTGAATGCCACGCAGGATCCtaagcatttactctgtgccaggctctgttcaaAAGCCCTTTgcgtgtattaactcatttaatcctcatgagaCCCTATGAGGGAAAGGCTGTTGTTCCCCATTTTGTAGAAGACAAAAACCGAGGCAGAAAGAGACTAAGCCCACAGTTGTCCTCAGTTATAGTCAGAGTTGGTATTTGAACCCTGACAGCCTAGCTCCGGGGTGCCTAGGCAGACTGTAAATAGGTAGTGACCCCAGATCTGGTACTCCCTCCACTATATCATGCTGCCTTCCCcgacccccatccccacccccaaccatgCTCCACAGCACCCCCACACAATCctgtctttcagattttcttcacTTCATATAACTCTCTTAAGCATTAACTGTTCTCTGGCTTacatttccctctccccactccatcACATTTCCTCACCCCCAGCTGTCATCTACCTCATTGATGCCTCCTGCAGGCCTCCTGCACCTAGGTGAGCCCGGCCCCTGCCCCACTGGTCGCAGGCTCTTGGGACTGATGGAGTGTCTTATCCTGCCCAGCTGGGTGGCTTTCATTGCTGAATTGTCCTTGGGCTTTAATCTCTTCGAGGGTTTTGCTTCTCCAAACTTGCGTGGTACTGGGCAGCATTTATCCTTCAGTGGTCGTCGCCTGAGCACCAGCTTAACCAGGCAGAACGAACTGGCAATTAACGGATTCTTTACAACTTCCCAGGAAGAGGTGGTACCTGGTGGCGGGGCATTGATGTTCTGCTTTGCACACGTTCTGGCTGTCCAGATGTTGGTGAGGGCTGGCGAGTCCACATAGCAGTCCTGAAGCCTGGTGTTCAGTAAAATAGACTGTCGGAGTCCATAGGTGGGGATGCTGGGGTCTCGTCTCGCATGGATTGGATGCTAGaattataaggggaaaaaaatggaataaaaaagtcTCAAGCAGAGACTAGAAGGTCTACTTTGGAGGCAAAAGTATTAACATCTTTTTATAGACCATTCCTTCTACACAGCTCTTAGAAATCTTTCTacacctcctctctcctgctcaccAAAGCCTTTCGTACCAAGCAGGGAAGTGATAGTAACTTCACAAGGTCACGGTGATATTCATGCTCTGAAAGAACACAGCATGCTCAGGCTGGAAGTGAAGGATCACGGGGCATTTATAAGGAATCAAAGACAATTCACGTCTTCTGGAAAGCTAAGGGAACCCATTGCAGGAAAGGAATGGGAGACAGGACCACTTCAAGGTTCCCATAGGATCTGTAGTCACTCCTCAACCATGTCGCAACACGGAAATGACAGCAGGTAAACTGCCACACCCTGAATACACTTTCTAACCAGACTCCCATGAGCCAAGAGAGCTGCTCAACAGGGAAATATACGCTGGGGTCCATACAAGCAAAAGCACAATGTAAATGATGCTGGTCTCCATTTCCTGGGACCAGCCGTGAACAAGAGAACAATTTGGATAGATTAGAATCACACTCTTAAAAGAGACCTGGCTTTCTAAGAAATGtcatctataaaaaataaaatcaccttaCCATATTTCGGTtgccttaaattttattttagctagCTTAGTAGGGggaagaaatatgtattttcttttccctttttctctctttttgttttgttttgttttaatatttctagtcactgtctttctctgcctcagtcaTGTATGGGCAAATTGTAGTTTGCTCAGATTTTGGCTCACGTGCTGGCACTTTTGAACCATTATCTCTAGTATTTGTGATGTCACTTTGGTTTGTGATGTGGGTGTGGATGGGTGTTACATCATCGGATTTTATAGTTAAATTATGTTGGAAGAAGTTCTGTTTTGTTGTGCTTACAGCCTGAGGGACTTCTGAAGTCCTCATTCCCCCCAAAATGGCTTCGGCGAATTTTGAAGGTCCTAATGTTCTTAAGAAGCATGCTTTGCACACAACGTAGTCAAATATGCAGACCAGATTCGTAGATACAGGTGGTGAGATGCATCCTTACATGTGCAAAAGTGCCCTTCTCCATGCACATAAAGAAGGTACTGTTAAATTCTCAGAATAGCTGCCAAGGTTAGGgaccagaaatgaaagaacacGTTCCTGCAGCCCTGGGCACCTCTCCCTGCGTGTCTCTCCCCGGGAGACTACATGGTTTCTGgaatgtggttttattttacatCCCATGGCAAATGCAGTAATTAGAGCTGTTAGCAGTGTCAAGGGCTTGAAATGAGAACAAAGACGCCTCTTCCTGGGAACTCTTGGGCAATGCCTAGCTCCTTATCAGGTGCTTGTCCTGTTggtggttttcatttttcatatgcaAAATGCCAAAGGAGGCTCCCTCCCAAGGGGGAGGAGAGCGAAATGATGGAAAAACAGAGTATGAGTCTGGCAGGCGTTCCTGGAATCGCATGTGTTGCCTGTCTGATTTTTCAAGTGTTGTCCCTGGAGTGAATCAAAGTCTGCAGGCAGACTGCACCGCAGGCCGTGGGGGAACCACCTCCAGGACGACGGCGTCTGGACCCACAGACGCTTGGGAGGACAATGGGGCCCATTCAGTGGCGAGCCCTGGCCTCACCTCCCAAGAGGTGGGTCAGTTTTAGAGCAGGGCGTTGGAAAGGGTTTGTCTTTGGGAAGGGTTTGCAGATGTCTGGAGACTGGGCAGGCAAGCATCCTTTCAAAGCTGGtgaatcttggagaggtggcacCAGGCTCTTGGGCTACTGTCTGCCTTTACTCTGCAGGAAGGGACAGAAGCAAACAGAGGGCAAGAAAGGCATCGTAGAAGCAggtcttctgtttctcttctctccttccccatctgGCTTTCCCGTACCTCCTCTTTCCGGACACTCATCTGTTGTGTTTACTTTCCTAGGCCTCTTACTCAATGACCATGTGACACTACTCTAGCTCTGAGGAGCATTCAGAAGCTCCTTCTAGCACAGAGCTGTTCACATGGACGGCATACTCTTCAAATTCGATCAAATTCTGCCTTCTGTCCCTTCAGTGTAATTCACTTTAATTGACTGTGCCCCAACAGGAAACCCTCATGTTTCTTAGAACTCACCCAGGTTAATCTGGCCTGTGCTGTTGTTTCTATGTCAGTAAAATCCGTATTTATTGAATACGTACTGTAGGCCGGGTACTATTCTAGGCACTTCACAAGCATCATTTCATGAAATGCTGCCAGTAGTCCTATGAGTTTGGGCACTGTTGCcatccctactttacagatgaagaaactgacacaCAAGGTGCTCAAGAACCATGCCCCAGGTCCCAGAGCTAGTAACCCACAAAGGCTGGACTCAAACAAGGTCTACACCACTTTTGCTCTTAACTACTCAGATCACTGTGATGCTTTGCCTCTCATCTAGTCGGCCCATCCACATACCACCCCTGGCCCCAGTTCTTGTCCTATTCTTGTCGTAAGACTGTCTCTGGGCTCAGGACTCAGTCTTCCTGAGTTGACATCCAAGATCCTTCTCTCAATGAATTCACATCTCTGAGCCctacttttctcatctgtgaaatatgGATAGTAATAGTGCCTACCCCAAGGTTACTGCGAGGATGAAATAGGACTACAAATGAAGCAGTTGGCATGGCTCCTGGcgcacagtaagcactcaataaataatgtaCTTATTAAAGTTATTAATATTGTGACCCATTCGCCCATCCAACCCTTTCTTGAGCCCCTGTTGCTCATGGTCTGAATGACATCACCCAACACTTGACGTGAACTTCATCTCAGGTGCTTCACGGGCACCCATCTGGTTTATGAGGATAAGCAACGAGTCTCTTGAAGTGGAGAATGATTCTGATCTGACTTGGGTATCATGACATTTCTTTTCCCATGACCCGTCTTCCCTAAACGTTTGTCAGATTCATCGACCTCACAGAAGTGGTGTATTTACAGGAGCTACACTTCCCCCTGGTTGTGGGAGTCGTCCAGACTATCCTATGCTTTGTTAGACAGAAAGGGAAGCGAGTACCTGAGGATACGCTTAGGAGAGTGACTAGTCTTTAACAGGAATTGTTCCGTCGAAAGTTGCTCAGAATTATAAAGTCAGGATGGAAAGACTTTATCTGGTCCAGGGTCCGGAAGCCACGGCAAGAGATTCCATCATTGGTGCCAACACTTGATCCAGAGAACTTGGGGTTGAGGCAGTAGGACTTCCGTGTTGCTGAGAGGCCTGTCCCTCAGTTCGATTCTCCAATGAATCTTTTTATTCTGCTGAGCTCAGTCTAAATAACCTTTATTTTTCCACCCATCATTTGGCGCTGTGCTTCCTGACATATCTAAACCACCGCTTCTATTTGGAAACACATCTGCCCTTCTT
This genomic interval carries:
- the C15H22orf31 gene encoding uncharacterized protein C22orf31 homolog, with amino-acid sequence MWTRQPSPTSGQPERVQSRTSMPRHQSKESSKEKKETVCQDLESRYAEHVAATQVLPRDIGTTAWKGRALLPETRKRPQLSEDTLTIHGLPTESYRALYHTVVEPMLWNPSGTPKRYSLELGKAIKQKLWKALCSQAATREGTQKDLSPGRKRLEVHEETMPKKWPKLKMEK